The following DNA comes from Romeriopsis navalis LEGE 11480.
AGCATCATTAACTCAGTGGCTCAGTCCGAGGGAATCAATGCGGCGATCGTAGCACAGCACACCCGATGCCTCATCCGCTAACAATGGGAGTCTGGATTGAGTGCCTATCGCCTATGCATCAGAAAAATAACAGCATGGAAACCCCCTACCGCCATAATCCGGCGACCCAATCCACTGTCTTCTCCCACCATGATGGCTGCGGTGTTGGCTGACGTGCTTCTAGCCAGGGGCGGGCATCGCAGGCGGCTTTCGCATCCCGGCCAACCTGGATTAATTCTCCACTGACTACGGTTTCTGGTGCATTTAGCAATGGGTGATACTGGAGTCGATCGCAGGCCAAACGCATCAAGCCGGACCAATCACCGGGCCAAATGCGCAGGGTCTTGTCACTACTGCCACTGACAATGCGTTTTCCATCGGGGCTAAAGGCGACAGACCAGACAGAATTTGAATGTCCTTTGAGCGGTTGCCCGATGGGTTGTCCGGTTTGTGCATCCCAGAGTCGCAGCGTCTTGTCCCAACTGCCACTGACAATGCGTTTGCCATCGGGGCTAAAGGCGACAGACAAGACAGGATTTGAATGTCCTTTGAGCGGTTGCCCGATGGGTTGTCCGGTTTGTGCATCCCAGAGGCGCAGCGTCGCGTCCCTACTGCCACTGACAATGCGTTTGCCATCGGGGCTAAAGGCGACAGACCAGACA
Coding sequences within:
- a CDS encoding WD40 repeat domain-containing protein; this encodes VWSVAFSPDGKRIVSGSRDATLRLWDAQTGQPIGQPLKGHSNPVLSVAFSPDGKRIVSGSWDKTLRLWDAQTGQPIGQPLKGHSNSVWSVAFSPDGKRIVSGSSDKTLRIWPGDWSGLMRLACDRLQYHPLLNAPETVVSGELIQVGRDAKAACDARPWLEARQPTPQPSWWEKTVDWVAGLWR